Within Streptomyces sp. NBC_00704, the genomic segment GCTCAGGTCGGGGTAGTCCATGGTCGTGGGTCTCCTCCTCGATGCGGGGCCGCCGGCCCACCCGCCGCCGCACGGTCCGGCGACGCGGGCGGGCGACCGCCGACGGGCACACCAGGACGGCCGCGACGCCTGGCACGCGCCGCGGACCTCATGATGACAGCGGCGCCGCCCTCACCGCGGCTCCCCGGCCGCACGCCGGTCGCCGAGGGCGCCGAAGGCCTCCAGGATGCGTTCGGCGGCCAGCGTCGCCGTCAGCTCCCCGTCCCTGACCCGCTGTTCGAGGACCGGTGCGAGGGCCCGCACCGAAGGGTCGGCGTGCAGCCGGCCGAGGAGTTCGTCGCGCACCATGCTCCAGGTCCAGTCGACCTGCTGCTCGCGCCGTTTGGCGGCCAGCCGGCCGGTGGAGTCCAGCAGCGTGCGGTGCTGCTCCAGGCGTTCCCACACGGTGTCCAGGCCCGCGGACTCCCGGGCGCTGCAACTCAGCACGGGCGGCGACCACACGGCGTCCCTGCCGTGCATCAGACGCAGCGCGCCCGCCAACTCCCGTGCGGCGGCGCGCGCGTCACGCTCGTGCGGGCCGTCCGCCTTGTTGACGGCGATCACGTCGGCCAGTTCCAGGACGCCCTTCTTGATGCCCTGCAACTGGTCGCCGGTGCGGGCGAGGGTCAGCAGCAGGAAGGAGTCCACCATGTCCGCCACCGCCGTCTCGGACTGCCCGACCCCGACCGTCTCGACGAGGACGACGTCGAAACCGGCCGCCTCCATCACCACGATCGACTCGCGTGTCGCCTTGGCGACCCCGCCGAGGGTGCCCGCGGTGGGGGAGGGGCGTACGAACGCGGCCGGGTCGACGGCCAGACGCTCCATCCGGGTCTTGTCGCCCAGGATCGAACCGCCCGTGCGGCTCGACGACGGATCCACCGCGAGCACCGCCACCCGGTGCCCGAGCGACGTCAGCAGGGTGCCGAACGCGTCGATGAACGTCGACTTGCCGACGCCCGGCACCCCGCTGACGCCGATCCTGCGGGCCCGGCCGCTGTGCGGGAGCAGCCCGGTCAGCAACTCCTGCGCCAGCGCCCGGTGCTGGGGCCGGGTGGACTCGACGAGGGTGATGGCGCGCGCGACGATCGCGCGCTTCCCGTCGAGCACACCCTTCACATACGTGTCGAGGTCGATGGCCATGGGCGTCAGAGGCCGTGTCCGAGGTCGTCCGACAGACGCTCCACCAGGTCGTACGCCGCGTCCGGGATGACCGTGCCGGGCGGGAAGACGGCCGCGGCGCCCATCTCCAGGAGCGTGGGCACGTCCTGCGGCGGGATGACGCCGCCGACGACGATCATGATGTCCTCGCGTCCCTCCTCGGCCAGTTGCTCGCGCAGCGCCGGCACGAGCGTGAGGTGTCCGGCGGCCAGCGACGACACCCCGACGATGTGCACGTCGGCCTCGACGGCCTGCCGGGCCACCTCGCCCGGCGTCTGGAACAGCGGGCCGACGTCCACGTCGAAGCCGAGGTCGGCGAAGGCGGTCGCGATCACCTTCTGGCCGCGGTCGTGCCCGTCCTGGCCCATCTTGGCGACCAGGATGCGCGGGCGGCGCCCCTCGGCCTCCTCGAAGGCGGACACGAGGTCACGGGTGCGGTCCACGGACGGGGACTCGCCTGCTTCGTTGCGGTACACGCCGGAGATCGTACGGATCTGGCTCGCGTGACGCCCGTACACCTTCTCCAGGGCGTCCGAGATCTCCCCGACGGTGGCCATGGCGCGGGCCGCGTTCACGGCCAGCTCCAGCAGGTTGCCCTCGCCGCCGGCGGCCCGGGTCAGCGCGTCGAGCGCGTCCCGGCACGCGGCGTCGTCCCGCTCCGCGCGCAGCCGCCGCAGCTTCTCGATCTGCTGCGTGCGCACCGAGGAGTTGTCGACCTTGAGGACGTCGATCTCCTCGTCGGTCTCCACCCGGTACTTGTTGACGCCGATCACCGGCTGACGGCCCGAGTCGATGCGGGCCTGGGTGCGGGCGGCGGCCTCCTCGATACGCAGCTTCGGAATGCCCGCGTCGATGGCCTTCGCCATGCCGCCCGCCTGCTCGACCTCCTGGATGTGCTGCCAGGCACGGCGGGCCAGGTCGTACGTCAGCTTCTCCACGTACGCGCTGCCGCCCCAGGGGTCGATGGTCCGGGTGGTGCCGGACTCCTGCTGGATGAGCAGCTGGGTGTTGCGGGCGATGCGCGCCGAGAAGTCCGTCGGCAGCGCCAGCGCCTCGTCGAGGGCGTTGGTGTGCAGCGACTGGGTGTGGCCCTGCGTCGCCGCCATCGCCTCGACACACGTGCGCGTGACGTTGTTGAAGACGTCCTGCGCGGTCAGGGACCAGCCGGAGGTCTGCGAATGGGTGCGCAGCGACAGCGACTTGGCGTTCTGCGGATCGAACTGCCGCACCAGCTTCGCCCACAGCAGGCGCGCCGCCCGCAGCTTGGCGATCTCCATGAAGAAGTTCATGCCGATCGCCCAGAAGAAGGACAGCCGGGGGGCGAACGCGTCGACGTCCAGGCCCGCTTCACGGCCCGCGCGGATGTACTCCACGCCGTCGGCGAGGGTGTACGCCAGCTCCAGGTCGGCCGTCGCGCCCGCCTCCTGGATGTGGTAGCCGGAGATGGAGATGGAGTTGTACCGCGGCATCCGCTGCGAGGTGTAGGCGAAGATGTCGGAGATGATCCGCATCGACGGCTTCGGCGGATAGATGTAGGTGTTGCGGACCATGAA encodes:
- the meaB gene encoding methylmalonyl Co-A mutase-associated GTPase MeaB, which codes for MAIDLDTYVKGVLDGKRAIVARAITLVESTRPQHRALAQELLTGLLPHSGRARRIGVSGVPGVGKSTFIDAFGTLLTSLGHRVAVLAVDPSSSRTGGSILGDKTRMERLAVDPAAFVRPSPTAGTLGGVAKATRESIVVMEAAGFDVVLVETVGVGQSETAVADMVDSFLLLTLARTGDQLQGIKKGVLELADVIAVNKADGPHERDARAAARELAGALRLMHGRDAVWSPPVLSCSARESAGLDTVWERLEQHRTLLDSTGRLAAKRREQQVDWTWSMVRDELLGRLHADPSVRALAPVLEQRVRDGELTATLAAERILEAFGALGDRRAAGEPR
- the scpA gene encoding methylmalonyl-CoA mutase — encoded protein: MGIPDFSGIELGAPAAGGGADEWRTAVKKAAGGDDLLWETPEGIRVKPLYTGQDLEGLDFLGTYPGVAPYLRGPYPTMYVNQPWTIRQYAGFSTAEESNAFYRRNLAAGQKGLSVAFDLPTHRGYDSDHPRVTGDVGMAGVAIDSIYDMRQLFDGIPLDKMSVSMTMNGAVLPVLALYIVAAEEQGVPPEKLAGTIQNDILKEFMVRNTYIYPPKPSMRIISDIFAYTSQRMPRYNSISISGYHIQEAGATADLELAYTLADGVEYIRAGREAGLDVDAFAPRLSFFWAIGMNFFMEIAKLRAARLLWAKLVRQFDPQNAKSLSLRTHSQTSGWSLTAQDVFNNVTRTCVEAMAATQGHTQSLHTNALDEALALPTDFSARIARNTQLLIQQESGTTRTIDPWGGSAYVEKLTYDLARRAWQHIQEVEQAGGMAKAIDAGIPKLRIEEAAARTQARIDSGRQPVIGVNKYRVETDEEIDVLKVDNSSVRTQQIEKLRRLRAERDDAACRDALDALTRAAGGEGNLLELAVNAARAMATVGEISDALEKVYGRHASQIRTISGVYRNEAGESPSVDRTRDLVSAFEEAEGRRPRILVAKMGQDGHDRGQKVIATAFADLGFDVDVGPLFQTPGEVARQAVEADVHIVGVSSLAAGHLTLVPALREQLAEEGREDIMIVVGGVIPPQDVPTLLEMGAAAVFPPGTVIPDAAYDLVERLSDDLGHGL